A window of the Aeromicrobium phoceense genome harbors these coding sequences:
- a CDS encoding ABC transporter permease translates to MSAVVRTVRARLAELMRQPYVWGLVAIVVLLLVNLAKDPGYLALSVNDQNGHVAGNLIDIMRAAAPILLIATGMTLVIATGGIDLSVGSIMVVSGAVSMEFLQSAGADAGTQAAFTAVLLSLAIGTALGLVNGVLVAFVGLQPFISTLVMMLAGRGLAKVITEGQNTASVNPSFRWISNGYVLGLPVVFFLAVAIVLVVGLVVRRSALGLLIEAIGVNLRAARMAGVKPRNLLLAVYVLSAFLASIAGLFATATVMRVDVSRTGYQLELDAILAVVIGGTSLAGGRFSIRGAAVGALLIATLNKTVVFLGIPSSATPAFKAIVIIVLCLMQSQQVLRWLERRQPRPGPDVGPPRPDGTSENASTQGARVSA, encoded by the coding sequence ATGAGCGCCGTCGTCCGCACCGTTCGCGCCCGCCTCGCCGAGCTCATGCGACAGCCCTACGTCTGGGGCCTGGTCGCGATCGTCGTCCTGCTGCTGGTCAACCTCGCCAAGGACCCCGGCTACCTCGCCCTGAGCGTCAACGACCAGAACGGTCACGTCGCCGGCAACCTCATCGACATCATGCGCGCCGCGGCGCCCATCCTGCTGATCGCGACCGGGATGACGCTGGTGATCGCGACCGGCGGCATCGACCTGTCGGTCGGGTCGATCATGGTCGTCTCGGGCGCGGTGTCCATGGAGTTCCTGCAGTCCGCGGGCGCGGACGCCGGCACGCAGGCCGCGTTCACGGCCGTCCTGCTCTCGCTGGCGATCGGCACGGCGCTCGGGTTGGTCAACGGCGTGCTGGTCGCCTTCGTGGGCCTGCAGCCGTTCATCAGCACCCTCGTGATGATGCTGGCCGGGCGCGGCCTGGCCAAGGTCATCACCGAGGGTCAGAACACGGCTTCGGTGAACCCGTCCTTCCGGTGGATCTCCAACGGCTACGTCCTGGGCCTGCCCGTCGTCTTCTTCCTCGCCGTCGCGATCGTGCTCGTGGTCGGCCTCGTGGTCCGCCGGTCGGCGCTCGGCCTGCTGATCGAGGCGATCGGGGTGAACCTGCGCGCCGCCCGGATGGCCGGCGTGAAGCCGCGCAACCTGCTGCTCGCGGTGTACGTGCTCAGTGCCTTCCTGGCCTCGATCGCCGGACTGTTCGCCACGGCCACGGTGATGCGCGTCGACGTCTCGCGCACCGGGTACCAGCTCGAGCTGGACGCGATCCTGGCCGTCGTCATCGGCGGCACGTCCCTGGCCGGCGGCAGGTTCTCGATCCGCGGCGCCGCGGTCGGCGCGCTGCTGATCGCCACCCTCAACAAGACGGTCGTGTTCCTGGGCATCCCGTCGTCGGCGACGCCCGCGTTCAAGGCCATCGTCATCATCGTCCTCTGCCTGATGCAGTCCCAGCAGGTTCTCCGCTGGCTGGAACGGCGCCAGCCGCGGCCCGGACCC